The segment CTACTACGCCACGGTTTCCTATTCGACCGGCGGCGCCCTCTCCGGCGCCACGCTATGGCGCGCGGTGCACGACGGCGCGCGCGTTCAGGGAAACCCGATCGCGGTCGCATGGTCGGGCAACGAGCTCCGGTTCGAGATCCCCCGCGGCCTTCTTGGAAGCCCCGCCGACGGGACCCTCCTTGTCAACGTGGATGGCGCGGCCACGTCGATGCCCCCTGCCGGCTCCGAGCTTTCGGGCACGTACGCGCTCCACGACGGCACGGGCAAGGGCACCTACGTCGTGGGCGCAAACCCGGATCCGACGCCCCCCTCGGTTCCGACCGCGCCGCTTGACCTTGCCGCCGCACCCGACTACGGCCGCGTGACGCTTTCGTGGAGCGCTCCGGCGAGCGAAGGGACGAGCCCGATCCAGTCGTACAACGTGTACCGCGGAACGACGAGCGAGGGCAAGGCCCTCCTCGCGAACCTCCCCGCCTCGCCGCGCACGTACGTCGACAACGCCGTCGCGCACGGCACGACCTATTTCTATGAGGTGAGCGCCGCCAACGCCGTGGGCGAAGGGCCGCGAAGCATCGAGGTTTCCGCCACGACGCCGGTTCCCACCGTCCCCTCCGCCCCGCGCAACCTCCAGGCGACCGCCGGGCCCGAGAAGATCACGCTCTCCTGGAACACGCCCTCCTCCAACGGCGGCTCGCCCGTGACGGGCTACCGCGTCTATCGCGGTCCGGAAGGCGCCCCGCTCGACCTCCTTGCCGCCGTTCCCGCCTCGCCGCGAAGCTACGTCGACTCCGACGTCGT is part of the Candidatus Thermoplasmatota archaeon genome and harbors:
- a CDS encoding fibronectin type III domain-containing protein, with amino-acid sequence MARVPTLALFLALVLPAAAPLVPVAQGSASAGVEVVSDAAGDHASGSGLAADLLRLGATTDASNVQIHLKVADRSDRPVTLRYRVGFTVQGDLSYYATVSYSTGGALSGATLWRAVHDGARVQGNPIAVAWSGNELRFEIPRGLLGSPADGTLLVNVDGAATSMPPAGSELSGTYALHDGTGKGTYVVGANPDPTPPSVPTAPLDLAAAPDYGRVTLSWSAPASEGTSPIQSYNVYRGTTSEGKALLANLPASPRTYVDNAVAHGTTYFYEVSAANAVGEGPRSIEVSATTPVPTVPSAPRNLQATAGPEKITLSWNTPSSNGGSPVTGYRVYRGPEGAPLDLLAAVPASPRSYVDSDVVVGATYVYALTAVNANGEGPASAEASAAPLPLSAPGAPRNVAAQAGNRTVTL